In Oryza sativa Japonica Group chromosome 3, ASM3414082v1, one DNA window encodes the following:
- the LOC4332373 gene encoding probable mannose-1-phosphate guanylyltransferase 1 isoform X1: protein MKALILVGGFGTRLRPLTLSVPKPLVDFGNKPMILHQIEALKEVGVTEVVLAINYQPEVMLNFLKDFESKLGIKITCSQETEPLGTAGPLALARDKLADGSGDPFFVLNSDVISEYPFAELIQFHKSHGGEATIMVTKVDEPSKYGVVVMEDETDKVERFVEKPKVFVGNKINAGIYLLNPSVLDRIELKPTSIEKEVFPRIAADNGLFAMVLPGFWMDIGQPRDYITGLRLYLDSLRKKAPAKLASGAHVLGNVLVHETAVIGEGCLIGPDVAVGPGCVVEAGVRLSRCTVMRGARVKKHACISSSIIGWHSTVGMWARVENMTILGEDVHVCDEVYSNGGVVLPHKEIKSSILKPEIVM from the exons ATGAAGGCGCTCATTCTCGTGGGAGGCTTCGGCACTCGCCTGCGGCCGCTGACTCTCAGCGTGCCAAAGCCGCTCGTCGATTTCGGGAACAAGCCCATGATCCTGCATCAG ATCGAAGCTCTGAAAGAAGTTGGAGTTACAGAAGTTGTTCTGGCCATCAATTACCAGCCCGAG GTCATGCTTAACTTTCTCAAGGACTTCGAGAGCAAGCTTGGTATCAAGATCACCTGCTCGCAGGAGACAGAGCCACTCGGAACCGCCGGGCCGCTGGCCCTGGCACGCGACAAGCTCGCTGACGGCTCCGGCGACCCTTTCTTCGTCCTCAACAGCGACGTGATCAGCGAGTACCCATTCGCCGAGCTCATCCAGTTCCACAAGTCCCATGGCGGCGAGGCCACGATCATGGTCACCAAG GTTGACGAGCCTTCCAAGTACGGCGTGGTGGTCATGGAGGATGAGACCGACAAGGTGGAGCGCTTCGTGGAGAAGCCCAAGGTGTTCGTCGGCAACAAGATCAACGCCGGCATCTACCTGCTCAACCCGTCGGTGCTGGACCGCATCGAGCTGAAGCCCACGTCCATCGAGAAGGAGGTGTTCCCGCGCATCGCCGCGGACAATGGCCTGTTCGCCATGGTCCTGCCTGGGTTCTGGATGGACATCGGGCAGCCGAGGGACTACATCACCGGGCTGAGGCTGTACCTCGACTCGCTTAGGAAGAAGGCGCCCGCCAAGCTCGCGTCGGGCGCGCACGTCCTGGGCAACGTGCTCGTCCACGAGACCGCCGTCATCGGCGAGGGTTGCCTGATCGGGCCGGACGTCGCCGTTGGCCCCGGGTGCGTGGTGGAGGCCGGGGTGAGGCTGTCCCGGTGCACGGTGATGCGCGGCGCCCGCGTCAAGAAGCACGCGTGCATCTCCAGCAGCATCATCGGGTGGCACTCCACCGTCGGCatgtgggcgcgcgtcgagaaCATGACCATCCTCGGCGA